A DNA window from Ancylothrix sp. D3o contains the following coding sequences:
- a CDS encoding phycobiliprotein lyase, whose protein sequence is MTPISQLSQTTAEAQLREFFRASEGQWRSERRYYTLPDGETQEIESLIKVKFLEAGHEDLIELAAKHQLSEGEVLLCGTRVSWKSHETVSGRKKSAGSTLFGVRGNLLYRDRGFATPKPVTAEYRMPNPQTLCLRTEYNGSVFEEELKQIGYKYRTRQTIISRAGEQQMIGQYLEKRIL, encoded by the coding sequence ATGACACCAATCAGCCAACTGTCTCAGACAACCGCAGAAGCGCAACTACGAGAATTTTTCCGCGCCTCCGAGGGACAGTGGCGTTCAGAACGACGCTACTACACCCTGCCAGATGGAGAAACGCAAGAAATAGAAAGCTTAATTAAAGTAAAATTTTTAGAAGCCGGCCACGAGGATTTAATAGAGTTGGCAGCAAAACACCAACTAAGCGAAGGAGAAGTGCTGCTATGCGGAACAAGGGTTAGCTGGAAAAGCCATGAGACAGTTTCAGGACGCAAAAAGTCTGCCGGTTCCACCCTATTCGGAGTCAGAGGAAACCTACTCTACCGAGATCGGGGTTTTGCCACACCCAAACCCGTTACCGCAGAATACAGAATGCCAAATCCGCAAACCCTATGCCTGCGAACAGAGTACAATGGGTCTGTATTCGAGGAAGAACTTAAACAAATCGGCTACAAATACCGCACGCGGCAAACAATCATCTCGCGGGCGGGAGAACAACAGATGATTGGACAGTATTTAGAAAAACGCATTCTTTAA
- the cobT gene encoding nicotinate mononucleotide-dependent phosphoribosyltransferase CobT, whose product MLQIYTELEKGLSWVKRYRGCRPAFACILGFTETGLIPHISAAGATPEDRRYTAIADAEFLYNGPQPNPSYPLPPLDTGISPVLISRAVLESQNIPSYLFNAGLPIPPTVPAIDLGGKPARCLTTGNALEISTVKHLFQQGLLWGEKLAQQHPYLIIGECVVGGTTTALALLTALSIPAAGKVNSSHPTCNHKQKWQIVTQGFQNSINLKPNEPFNLVAAVGDPMQITVAGMAISASRKAGVLLAGGTQMLAVYALLQKIALTYPLDWRPESIVVGTTRWVAEDPTGDTVGLARSIPSVSLLATQLSFAHSAFSGLQAYEKGFVKEGTGAGGCAIAAHLYQNWNQTQLLDAIEALNKRTFL is encoded by the coding sequence ATGTTGCAGATTTATACCGAATTAGAAAAAGGTTTATCTTGGGTAAAGCGCTATCGGGGTTGCCGGCCCGCCTTTGCCTGTATTTTAGGCTTCACAGAAACCGGCCTAATTCCCCATATCTCTGCTGCCGGTGCAACCCCAGAAGACCGGCGCTATACAGCAATTGCCGATGCAGAATTTTTGTATAATGGCCCCCAACCAAACCCCAGTTACCCTTTACCACCCTTAGACACCGGCATCTCCCCAGTTCTAATATCTCGCGCCGTCCTAGAATCCCAAAATATTCCCAGCTATTTATTCAATGCCGGTTTACCCATTCCTCCCACCGTCCCTGCCATTGATTTAGGAGGAAAACCGGCCCGCTGTCTCACCACCGGCAACGCCCTGGAAATATCCACAGTCAAACACCTATTTCAGCAAGGGCTGCTATGGGGAGAAAAACTTGCCCAACAACACCCTTATTTAATCATCGGTGAATGCGTAGTAGGCGGCACAACCACCGCCTTAGCCCTATTAACCGCACTCTCCATTCCCGCCGCCGGTAAAGTCAACAGTTCCCATCCCACCTGCAATCACAAACAAAAATGGCAAATTGTCACCCAAGGGTTCCAAAATTCTATCAACCTCAAGCCAAACGAACCATTTAACCTCGTCGCCGCCGTTGGCGATCCAATGCAGATTACCGTTGCCGGTATGGCAATTAGCGCTTCCCGAAAAGCCGGCGTTTTATTGGCCGGTGGCACCCAAATGTTAGCAGTTTATGCACTCTTGCAGAAAATCGCTCTCACATATCCCTTAGATTGGCGGCCCGAATCAATCGTCGTTGGTACAACCCGCTGGGTCGCAGAAGACCCCACCGGTGACACCGTAGGACTCGCTCGTTCGATTCCCTCGGTGTCTTTACTCGCCACACAACTTAGTTTTGCCCATTCTGCTTTTTCTGGTTTACAAGCATACGAAAAAGGTTTTGTTAAAGAAGGCACCGGCGCCGGTGGATGTGCAATTGCAGCCCACCTTTATCAAAACTGGAATCAAACTCAACTTCTCGATGCTATTGAAGCTTTAAATAAACGGACTTTCCTTTAA
- a CDS encoding extracellular solute-binding protein, whose translation MDRRSFISGAGMLALTQLMAGCGGQNSAALRVRLLKNSIPGPVLNQFRKSLDRGLVLDFKTEPQLQELFTQLQTWQQPQPKNSQTSFFSISLPFFNSQESPSLPDLVSLGDFWLATAIKQKLIEPLDLKNVPNWEKLPQRWRSLVTRNNNGEVDPKGQIWAAPYRWGTTLIAYRRDKLQSLGIKPLQDWADLWQDELKEMISLPNQAREVIGLTLKKLGESYNTKELGEVKNLKAELQKLHRQVKLYSSGAYLQPLILGDTAVAVGWSTDILPIVAQQQKISAVIPQSGTSMWADLWVRPKGAPAEVNLRDSWIDFCWQPPIATQLSLRSKASSPVFAGLKSSEFPKNWQSQPLLFPDAEIFKKSEFLLPLPDQTLQEYEKLWREIRLG comes from the coding sequence GTGGATCGACGTTCTTTTATTTCCGGTGCCGGTATGCTTGCCCTCACTCAGCTAATGGCTGGGTGTGGGGGCCAAAACTCAGCAGCTTTGCGAGTCAGATTATTAAAAAATTCAATTCCGGGGCCGGTGTTGAATCAATTTCGCAAAAGCTTGGATCGTGGTTTAGTTTTAGACTTCAAAACCGAACCACAATTGCAAGAACTTTTTACCCAGCTTCAAACTTGGCAACAACCGCAGCCAAAAAACTCCCAAACCTCCTTTTTCTCGATTTCCCTTCCTTTTTTTAACTCCCAAGAATCCCCATCTCTACCGGATCTGGTTTCTTTGGGAGATTTTTGGTTAGCAACCGCAATCAAACAGAAACTCATTGAACCCCTAGATTTAAAAAATGTCCCCAATTGGGAAAAATTGCCTCAACGCTGGCGATCATTGGTAACAAGAAACAACAATGGAGAAGTTGATCCAAAAGGGCAAATATGGGCAGCGCCTTATCGTTGGGGAACCACATTAATTGCATATCGGCGCGATAAATTACAATCCTTGGGAATTAAACCCCTTCAAGACTGGGCGGATTTGTGGCAAGACGAACTAAAGGAAATGATATCTTTGCCCAATCAAGCCCGCGAAGTGATTGGATTAACTTTAAAAAAATTAGGAGAATCTTATAACACAAAAGAACTTGGGGAAGTTAAAAACTTAAAAGCAGAACTGCAAAAATTACACCGGCAAGTTAAACTTTACAGTTCCGGCGCTTATTTACAACCGCTGATTTTAGGAGATACTGCTGTTGCTGTTGGTTGGTCAACAGATATTTTGCCAATTGTGGCACAACAACAAAAAATTAGCGCTGTTATTCCTCAGTCGGGAACTTCAATGTGGGCTGATTTGTGGGTGAGGCCAAAAGGGGCACCGGCGGAGGTAAATTTGCGAGATAGCTGGATCGATTTTTGTTGGCAACCGCCGATAGCAACTCAGTTAAGCTTACGTTCCAAAGCTTCCTCGCCGGTGTTTGCCGGTTTAAAGAGTTCCGAATTTCCGAAAAATTGGCAATCGCAACCTTTATTATTTCCCGATGCTGAAATTTTCAAAAAGTCCGAATTTCTTTTACCCCTGCCAGATCAAACCCTCCAAGAGTATGAAAAATTATGGCGCGAAATTCGCTTAGGGTGA